One Maribacter dokdonensis DSW-8 genomic region harbors:
- a CDS encoding nicotinate phosphoribosyltransferase has protein sequence MNGLLLTDGYKTGHHQQYPKGTEEVYSNWTPRSNKYAPKGCDKVVSFGQQYVFQWLHDYFQDNFFSKPKALVCNELKEELSLYLGTDYDVTHYEELHDLQYLPIKVKSIIEGVEVPVRVPMVTVVNTDKKFYWITNFLETILSTMLWQPMTSASIALCYKRIFKKWTLKTDKDNLAFIDFQGHDFSMRGMGGLQSAISSGMGHASVFLGSDTLPVISSLRNYYKAKGFVVGSVNATEHSVMCAGTKDDEIGTFRTLMQTYPTGILSVVSDTWDLWKVLTEYLPKLKEEVLSRDGKLVIRPDSGDPVDIICGESRELGSNTPKEKGVVELLWDIFGGTVNKQGYKVLDAHIGAIYGDSITTERAEAICQRLSDKGFATTNVVLGIGSFTYQFNTRDTFGFAMKATSVVVNGERREIFKDPITDDGVKKSAKGLVKVELQNGEYVLVDQVTPQEENTGELQVIYENGKFVNQVNIQEIRDRINSNL, from the coding sequence ATGAACGGACTATTATTAACCGACGGATACAAAACAGGACACCACCAACAATACCCTAAAGGTACAGAAGAAGTATATTCTAACTGGACACCAAGAAGCAACAAATACGCACCCAAAGGGTGCGACAAAGTAGTTTCTTTTGGGCAACAATATGTTTTTCAATGGTTACATGATTATTTTCAAGATAATTTCTTTTCCAAACCAAAAGCTCTGGTTTGTAATGAATTGAAAGAAGAGCTGTCGTTGTATTTGGGTACCGATTATGATGTTACGCATTATGAGGAACTACACGATCTTCAATACTTGCCCATTAAAGTAAAATCTATCATAGAAGGGGTAGAGGTACCTGTAAGGGTTCCCATGGTTACCGTTGTGAACACGGATAAAAAATTCTACTGGATCACCAATTTCCTAGAGACCATTTTATCTACCATGCTTTGGCAACCAATGACATCTGCATCTATTGCATTGTGTTACAAACGAATATTTAAAAAATGGACCTTAAAGACCGATAAGGACAACTTGGCTTTCATCGATTTTCAAGGACACGATTTTTCCATGAGAGGTATGGGCGGTCTGCAAAGTGCTATATCATCTGGTATGGGGCATGCATCTGTATTTTTGGGGTCAGATACCTTACCGGTCATTAGTAGCCTACGTAACTATTACAAAGCTAAAGGTTTTGTGGTAGGCTCTGTAAATGCTACCGAACACTCCGTTATGTGTGCAGGTACCAAAGATGATGAAATTGGAACGTTCAGAACCCTAATGCAAACCTACCCAACGGGCATTTTATCCGTGGTTAGTGATACGTGGGATCTATGGAAGGTATTGACCGAATACCTACCAAAACTTAAAGAAGAGGTGCTTTCTAGAGATGGCAAATTAGTGATCAGACCAGATAGCGGCGATCCTGTAGATATCATTTGTGGAGAGTCTCGTGAGCTTGGTAGCAACACTCCTAAAGAAAAAGGGGTAGTGGAGCTACTTTGGGATATTTTTGGAGGTACCGTAAACAAACAGGGGTATAAAGTGCTAGATGCACATATTGGCGCCATTTACGGTGATAGTATTACCACAGAAAGAGCAGAGGCTATCTGTCAACGCTTAAGCGATAAAGGTTTTGCCACAACTAACGTGGTATTGGGCATTGGATCGTTTACTTACCAATTTAATACTAGAGATACGTTTGGTTTTGCTATGAAAGCAACTTCTGTTGTAGTAAATGGTGAGCGTAGGGAAATCTTCAAAGATCCTATTACCGATGACGGTGTTAAAAAATCTGCGAAGGGATTGGTAAAAGTAGAATTACAAAATGGCGAATATGTATTGGTAGACCAGGTGACTCCTCAAGAAGAAAATACGGGCGAGTTACAAGTAATCTATGAAAATGGAAAATTTGTAAACCAGGTGAATATACAGGAGATAAGAGACCGTATTAATAGCAACCTTTAA
- a CDS encoding nucleoside 2-deoxyribosyltransferase domain-containing protein codes for MLFTSKNTLPINKDNLRSIFLAGSMDHRQEHSWRDEIIGEFGSHHIFDPTHTQHDDLSNAELKHHIMWELEAMQQSDFILLNFLKDSKSPISLVELGLYVQSGKLIVVCPQEFYKHNYVHILCEKYSTPIFNTIKEAKTLLKNSI; via the coding sequence ATGTTATTCACTTCCAAAAACACATTACCAATAAATAAGGACAACTTACGTTCTATTTTCCTAGCAGGTAGTATGGACCATAGACAGGAGCATAGTTGGAGAGATGAAATCATTGGCGAATTTGGTTCGCACCATATTTTTGACCCTACACATACACAGCATGATGATTTAAGCAATGCGGAATTAAAGCATCACATTATGTGGGAGTTAGAGGCCATGCAGCAATCAGATTTTATTTTGCTCAATTTTCTAAAAGATTCCAAATCTCCTATATCACTTGTGGAACTAGGACTATATGTACAGTCTGGCAAGCTGATCGTGGTTTGTCCGCAAGAATTTTATAAACACAATTATGTACATATACTTTGCGAAAAATACAGCACTCCAATTTTCAATACCATCAAAGAAGCAAAAACACTACTAAAAAACAGCATTTAA
- a CDS encoding glycoside hydrolase family 30 protein: MIKKSIFILFISFLGFSCTTKKNNDANTVTDGEQKNEKINYQGKEVGVYTTAKDTDKRLSVDSKAIFKLATQPMENEVAVFVHPEKQFQEFLGIGGAITDAAAEVFSSLSKDKQEELLHAYYSEEGINYNIIRTSIHSSDFGLGSHTYIEEGDKELKTFSIEKDRQKRIPMIKRAQALINNDMVFYASPWSPPAFMKTNNNMLQGGKLLPEYNQAWANYYIKFIEAYEGEDIPVWGVTIQNEPMAVQRWESCIYTAEEERDFLKNYLGPTFEKAGMSDKNIVVWDHNRDLISHRANTIFDDPEAMKYAWGIGFHWYETWSGGVPKYDNLKNIKESFPTKNLLFTEGCQERFDPTQYQRWSNAERYGNSMINDFNNGTVGWTDWNILLNENGGPNHVQNFCFAPIHANTKTNELIYTPSYFYIGHFSKFIKKGAQRVSTTTSRSSIESTSFKNPDGQLVTVVMNRTDEAITYKLLVDESEISYELPPHAMQTLIY, encoded by the coding sequence ATGATCAAAAAATCAATTTTCATCCTTTTTATCTCTTTTTTGGGCTTTTCCTGTACTACAAAAAAGAACAATGATGCTAATACCGTAACAGATGGCGAGCAAAAAAATGAGAAAATAAACTACCAAGGAAAAGAAGTAGGGGTCTATACGACCGCCAAGGATACCGATAAAAGATTGTCCGTCGATTCAAAAGCTATTTTTAAGTTAGCTACTCAACCAATGGAAAATGAAGTGGCCGTATTTGTGCATCCAGAAAAGCAATTTCAAGAGTTTTTAGGTATAGGTGGTGCAATTACCGATGCTGCAGCGGAGGTATTTTCTTCACTTAGCAAAGACAAACAAGAAGAATTGTTACATGCGTATTATTCTGAGGAAGGAATCAATTATAATATTATTAGAACAAGTATTCATAGTAGCGATTTTGGTTTGGGCAGCCATACGTATATTGAAGAAGGCGATAAGGAACTTAAAACATTTTCAATAGAAAAAGACAGGCAAAAGCGTATACCTATGATCAAACGTGCACAAGCCCTGATCAATAATGACATGGTATTTTATGCAAGTCCTTGGAGTCCGCCTGCCTTTATGAAAACGAACAACAATATGTTGCAGGGTGGTAAATTGTTGCCAGAATATAATCAAGCATGGGCCAACTATTACATTAAATTCATAGAAGCCTATGAGGGCGAAGATATACCTGTGTGGGGTGTAACCATTCAAAATGAGCCGATGGCCGTACAACGATGGGAATCTTGCATATATACCGCTGAAGAAGAAAGAGATTTTTTAAAGAATTATTTAGGGCCCACATTTGAAAAAGCGGGAATGAGCGATAAAAATATTGTAGTTTGGGACCATAATAGAGATTTAATATCGCATCGTGCAAACACAATTTTTGATGATCCAGAAGCTATGAAATATGCTTGGGGCATTGGTTTTCATTGGTATGAAACGTGGAGCGGTGGTGTACCTAAATATGATAATCTAAAAAATATCAAAGAGTCCTTCCCAACTAAAAACCTTTTATTTACAGAAGGTTGTCAAGAACGGTTTGATCCTACGCAATACCAAAGATGGTCTAACGCAGAGCGATATGGTAATTCTATGATCAATGACTTCAATAATGGGACCGTAGGATGGACAGATTGGAATATTCTATTGAATGAAAATGGCGGTCCAAATCATGTTCAAAATTTTTGTTTTGCACCTATTCATGCCAATACTAAAACCAACGAACTTATTTATACACCCTCTTATTTTTATATTGGCCACTTTTCAAAATTCATTAAAAAAGGTGCCCAAAGAGTAAGTACAACTACGAGCAGAAGCTCCATTGAAAGTACTTCGTTCAAAAACCCAGATGGGCAGCTGGTTACCGTGGTAATGAACAGAACAGATGAAGCCATTACCTATAAGTTATTGGTGGATGAATCTGAAATTAGCTACGAACTACCGCCTCATGCCATGCAAACTTTAATTTACTAA
- a CDS encoding PKD domain-containing protein, with the protein MKLAINLNKGIRYTAIALASLLIACQPDEIGEGNGIEATELDAGFSITGVADANNTFLLTANNNYLTSSWDLGKGAGFVSGGTEETVFYPDAGTYTVHHKVTGIGGVSQTFTQSIDVESSDPVAGNLVVGGKFENESDHVAWTILNISASGANWSFNDASATITASGYNQQGIYQAIDVVAGKEYVIDMIVSGESNDETWFEVFASTVEPVQGNDYTNNVVMGLNTWAGCGTGSFNGPLSSVGCVDNSYTGSRSNLVSFDASGTIYLVIKSGGNQTNGISISNVEMRGAN; encoded by the coding sequence ATGAAATTAGCTATAAATTTAAATAAGGGGATTAGGTATACTGCAATAGCACTGGCATCTCTTTTAATTGCATGTCAACCAGATGAAATAGGAGAAGGCAATGGTATTGAAGCAACCGAATTGGATGCGGGCTTTTCAATAACCGGTGTTGCCGATGCCAATAACACGTTTTTGTTAACCGCAAATAACAATTACTTGACTTCTAGTTGGGATTTGGGTAAAGGTGCAGGTTTTGTTTCCGGAGGAACCGAAGAAACTGTTTTTTATCCAGACGCAGGCACCTATACCGTGCATCATAAAGTTACTGGAATAGGAGGGGTATCCCAAACATTTACGCAGAGTATCGATGTAGAATCATCTGACCCCGTTGCAGGTAATTTGGTAGTAGGGGGAAAGTTTGAAAATGAGAGTGATCATGTGGCATGGACTATTTTAAATATAAGCGCTAGCGGAGCTAATTGGAGCTTTAATGACGCTAGTGCAACCATTACCGCCAGTGGTTATAATCAACAAGGCATTTATCAAGCCATCGATGTGGTTGCTGGTAAGGAATATGTAATCGACATGATTGTCTCCGGTGAGTCAAATGATGAAACTTGGTTTGAAGTTTTCGCCAGTACGGTTGAACCCGTACAAGGTAATGATTATACCAATAATGTTGTAATGGGACTTAATACCTGGGCGGGTTGTGGCACCGGGTCATTTAACGGTCCGCTTTCTTCCGTAGGCTGTGTCGATAATTCGTACACCGGTTCTAGAAGTAATCTTGTCTCTTTTGATGCCTCAGGTACAATCTACCTAGTTATTAAAAGTGGTGGAAACCAAACCAACGGTATTTCCATTTCAAATGTAGAAATGAGAGGAGCCAATTAA
- a CDS encoding glycoside hydrolase family 16 protein, protein MKNTFLLVLTVLLSFLSCSSSENESAELSLPSNLSITGVKLGADGNNPNGDGSGIVDFTISATNATSYKVLINNETIELTQNTFSYTFTESGTNDYDILVVAYNSSGNTSINYAITVAVETELSLVWQDEFDQNGAPDSTKWGYNTGTGDNGWGNNESQYYTDRPDNATVENGVLKIIAKKEDYQGSEYTSARLLTSGKFEFTYGRVDVKAKLPSGGGVWPAIWMLGANFGTVGWPACGEIDIMEYVGNNPGQISSALHTTSSSGATINHDVTAINNETSEFHIYSTIWTENSITFLLDDVAYYTYDPATKNDATWPFYNDQFLILNIAMGGNLGGTIDPNFDVSTMEIDYVRVYQ, encoded by the coding sequence ATGAAAAATACATTCCTTTTAGTACTTACTGTACTACTATCCTTTTTATCCTGTAGTAGCAGCGAAAATGAGTCTGCCGAACTTAGTTTGCCTAGTAATTTATCTATAACCGGTGTAAAATTGGGTGCAGATGGCAATAATCCTAACGGTGATGGCAGCGGCATTGTAGATTTTACCATTTCCGCCACAAATGCTACCTCTTACAAGGTTTTAATTAACAATGAAACTATAGAGCTCACGCAGAACACGTTTAGCTATACGTTTACGGAAAGTGGTACTAATGATTATGATATTTTAGTAGTTGCCTATAACTCATCCGGAAATACAAGTATTAATTATGCTATTACCGTAGCTGTAGAGACAGAACTCAGTTTAGTATGGCAAGACGAGTTTGACCAAAATGGTGCACCTGATAGCACAAAATGGGGCTATAATACCGGAACAGGTGATAATGGTTGGGGCAATAATGAGTCACAATATTATACGGATAGGCCGGATAATGCCACCGTAGAAAACGGAGTCTTGAAAATCATTGCTAAAAAAGAGGATTACCAAGGTTCGGAATATACTTCGGCAAGACTACTAACTTCGGGCAAATTCGAATTTACCTATGGTAGAGTAGATGTAAAAGCCAAATTACCATCGGGTGGCGGGGTTTGGCCCGCAATTTGGATGCTTGGCGCAAACTTTGGTACTGTGGGCTGGCCGGCTTGTGGTGAAATAGATATTATGGAATATGTAGGGAATAATCCAGGGCAAATATCTAGCGCTTTACATACCACTTCTAGCTCTGGTGCCACCATTAATCATGATGTAACTGCTATAAATAATGAAACATCGGAATTTCATATTTATTCTACTATTTGGACAGAAAACAGTATCACCTTTCTGCTAGATGATGTGGCGTACTACACTTATGATCCAGCAACAAAAAATGATGCAACATGGCCGTTTTACAATGACCAATTTCTTATACTGAATATTGCCATGGGCGGTAACCTAGGAGGCACCATTGATCCTAATTTTGATGTCTCCACTATGGAAATAGATTATGTAAGGGTCTATCAATAA
- a CDS encoding NUDIX hydrolase, which produces MQQSIKLSVDAVVFGYESETISVLLIKRKYDPFKGKWAIPGGFVLDSESLEEAVERELKEETGIKINYLEQLYTFGKPDRDPRNRVVSVAYFGLIKPSAFKLLASTDAEEAQWFTINNLPELSFDHAEILKLAITRLQAKITYEPIGFELLDTKFPFSDLEKLYAAVLGRAIDRRNFRKKMLGLNVLDELDEKVSKGSGRPANLFMFNKDRYFKLKKEGIIFEI; this is translated from the coding sequence ATGCAACAATCTATCAAGCTTTCTGTAGACGCCGTAGTATTTGGGTATGAATCTGAAACCATATCCGTATTACTCATCAAAAGAAAATATGACCCTTTTAAAGGAAAATGGGCAATACCCGGCGGATTCGTTTTAGATTCAGAGTCGCTGGAAGAAGCGGTAGAGCGGGAGCTAAAGGAAGAAACAGGTATTAAAATCAATTATCTGGAACAACTTTACACTTTTGGCAAACCGGATAGAGACCCCAGAAATAGGGTAGTATCCGTTGCGTATTTTGGACTCATTAAACCAAGTGCCTTTAAATTATTGGCATCCACTGATGCCGAAGAGGCACAATGGTTTACCATTAATAATCTCCCAGAACTTTCCTTTGATCATGCCGAGATTCTAAAACTTGCCATAACTAGGTTACAGGCTAAAATAACGTATGAACCTATTGGTTTTGAGCTGTTAGACACAAAATTCCCATTTTCAGATTTAGAGAAACTGTATGCTGCAGTACTAGGAAGAGCTATTGACAGGCGAAATTTTAGAAAAAAAATGCTAGGTCTTAATGTTTTAGATGAACTAGATGAAAAAGTCTCTAAAGGTTCCGGTAGGCCCGCAAACTTGTTCATGTTCAATAAAGACAGGTATTTCAAGCTTAAAAAGGAAGGAATCATCTTCGAGATATAA
- a CDS encoding SusC/RagA family TonB-linked outer membrane protein, with amino-acid sequence MKQNKLILKSFMILCILSSWFSVAQEITINGIVNDETGVPIPGANVIEKGTTNGTVTDFDGAFTIKTEIGASLTFSYLGYISQNIVVKNSADLNIVLTEDLQQLDEVVVVGYGTQKKSVITGAISGVKQSELEDLPITRVEQTLQGRVSGITIAANSGQPGSSSTVRVRGITTLGSNEPLWVVDGVVVDAGGIGYLNQSDIESIEVLKDAASQAIYGARAATGVILVTTKKGKSGKLSVNYNGYTGISSAARKLDLLNATEYATLLNEKSVNGGGSILYSNPASLGEGTDWQSEIFNKGATRTSHELSLSGGNDVSKYYASFGFTDQEGIVLSDISNYTRKNIRLNSTHNITDKLRFGQTVGYSNEKNVGIGNTNSEFGGPLSSAINLDPLTPTVETDPILTAQAPYTNNGIWRDEMGNPYGISTLVAQEMSNPLAYQQTLLGNYGWADNFVGNAYLEYKPIEGLTFRSTLGGKLAYWGYESYTPVSYLNASSITPLNNISRGTNKGFGWNIENTVTYANKLGNHNFSVLLGQGAYVDNISSGETVTYFDIPVDSYKDASFNFSVPTDQITASAYTGNEHKVNSLFSRLTYDYDEKYLLTAIVRRDGSSRFGANNKYGFFPSFSAGWVPSRENFWKENEVVNQLKFRGGYGVTGSDAIGDFQYLSTVSGGRNYTIGTSGSVIIGNSPDAPSNPDLKWEETSQLNIGFDTRLFNDFSLAFDWYKKETTGILQSVTIPGYVGAVGSPTGNVADMENTGIDLEIGYNKSFNDFNVSLNGNVSFLENEVTFLGNGVDFLSGGATLQSSTYPITRTQVGQPVNSFFGFKTNGIFQNQEEINNYVNSAGTVIQPNAQPGDFKWQDLDDDGDIDSDDRDFLGSSIPKITFGFTFNIDYKNIDLLVFCQGASGNKIFQGLRRLDVENANYQTAALSRWVGEGTSNTYPRLTTNDTNNNFSNPSDFYLEDGDYLRFKTIQLGYSIPSDILNQYGISKLRIYLTSENLFTFTKYSGYDPEIGGGIFGIDRGYYPQAITNQVGINLQF; translated from the coding sequence ATGAAACAAAACAAACTGATTTTAAAATCATTCATGATTTTATGCATTCTATCTTCATGGTTTTCTGTTGCGCAAGAAATTACCATTAATGGAATTGTAAATGACGAAACGGGTGTTCCTATTCCTGGCGCAAACGTCATTGAAAAAGGTACTACTAATGGTACCGTTACAGATTTTGATGGTGCATTCACAATTAAAACAGAGATTGGAGCATCACTAACTTTCAGTTACCTTGGTTATATAAGCCAAAACATCGTTGTAAAAAACAGCGCCGATCTAAACATTGTACTAACAGAAGATTTACAACAACTAGATGAGGTAGTTGTCGTAGGTTACGGTACACAGAAAAAGAGTGTAATAACAGGTGCCATTTCTGGTGTTAAGCAGAGTGAACTTGAAGATTTGCCTATTACACGTGTTGAACAAACATTACAAGGTAGGGTTTCAGGTATTACTATAGCCGCTAATTCCGGTCAACCTGGATCTTCTTCCACGGTTAGGGTAAGAGGTATTACCACATTGGGCAGCAATGAACCATTATGGGTCGTTGATGGCGTTGTGGTCGATGCTGGTGGTATTGGATATTTAAACCAATCCGATATCGAATCCATAGAAGTTTTAAAAGATGCGGCATCCCAGGCAATTTATGGAGCAAGAGCAGCAACTGGAGTTATTCTAGTAACTACTAAGAAAGGAAAATCAGGTAAATTAAGCGTTAACTACAATGGCTATACCGGTATATCATCCGCAGCAAGAAAATTAGATCTTTTAAACGCTACAGAATATGCTACCTTATTAAATGAAAAATCCGTTAATGGTGGTGGCAGTATTTTATATTCCAATCCCGCTTCATTGGGCGAGGGTACGGACTGGCAATCAGAAATTTTTAATAAAGGTGCTACTAGAACTAGCCATGAATTAAGTTTAAGTGGTGGTAACGACGTTTCTAAATATTATGCATCATTTGGATTTACAGATCAAGAAGGTATTGTACTAAGTGATATTTCTAACTACACAAGAAAAAATATTCGTCTAAATTCTACCCACAACATTACGGATAAACTTCGCTTTGGACAAACAGTTGGATACTCTAACGAAAAAAATGTGGGAATTGGTAATACCAATAGTGAATTTGGCGGTCCATTATCATCTGCCATAAACTTAGATCCGTTAACCCCAACTGTTGAAACCGATCCAATTTTAACTGCTCAAGCTCCATATACCAATAATGGCATTTGGAGAGATGAAATGGGCAACCCTTACGGCATTTCTACCTTGGTAGCACAAGAGATGTCAAATCCTTTGGCATACCAACAAACTTTACTGGGAAATTATGGCTGGGCAGATAATTTTGTAGGTAATGCGTATCTTGAATATAAGCCAATTGAAGGACTGACCTTTAGAAGTACTTTAGGCGGTAAACTCGCTTATTGGGGTTATGAGAGTTATACTCCTGTTTCTTACTTAAATGCTTCTTCAATTACTCCGCTGAATAATATCTCTAGAGGTACCAATAAAGGTTTTGGTTGGAATATAGAGAACACGGTTACCTATGCCAACAAATTGGGCAACCATAACTTTAGTGTATTATTGGGTCAAGGAGCATATGTCGATAATATTTCTTCAGGGGAAACAGTTACCTATTTTGATATTCCGGTAGATAGCTACAAAGATGCGTCGTTTAATTTTAGCGTTCCCACTGATCAAATTACCGCATCGGCCTATACGGGCAACGAGCACAAGGTAAATTCATTATTTTCTAGGTTAACTTACGATTATGATGAAAAATACCTGCTAACAGCAATTGTAAGAAGAGATGGATCTTCACGTTTTGGTGCCAACAACAAATATGGATTCTTTCCTTCCTTTTCTGCAGGCTGGGTGCCTTCCAGAGAAAATTTTTGGAAGGAAAATGAAGTCGTAAACCAATTAAAGTTCAGGGGTGGATATGGAGTTACAGGTAGTGACGCCATTGGAGATTTTCAATATCTATCAACGGTTAGTGGCGGTAGAAACTATACAATAGGTACTTCTGGATCTGTAATAATCGGTAATAGTCCAGATGCCCCCTCTAACCCAGATTTAAAATGGGAAGAAACAAGCCAGTTAAACATTGGGTTTGATACCAGATTGTTCAATGATTTCTCTTTGGCTTTTGATTGGTACAAAAAGGAAACTACCGGTATTTTACAAAGTGTTACTATACCGGGTTATGTTGGTGCAGTTGGTAGCCCTACCGGTAACGTTGCCGATATGGAAAATACCGGTATCGATCTAGAAATTGGCTACAACAAAAGTTTCAATGATTTTAATGTATCGTTGAACGGTAATGTATCGTTCTTAGAAAATGAAGTAACCTTCTTGGGTAATGGTGTAGATTTCTTGTCCGGTGGGGCTACATTACAATCAAGTACCTATCCAATTACCAGAACGCAAGTAGGGCAACCTGTAAATTCTTTCTTTGGGTTTAAAACAAATGGAATATTTCAAAATCAAGAGGAAATAAACAATTATGTGAATTCAGCTGGTACGGTTATCCAACCAAATGCACAGCCTGGTGATTTTAAATGGCAAGATTTAGATGATGATGGGGATATCGATTCTGATGATAGAGATTTCTTAGGTAGTTCTATACCAAAAATAACATTTGGTTTCACTTTTAATATCGATTATAAAAACATTGATCTTTTAGTTTTTTGTCAAGGTGCTAGTGGAAATAAAATTTTCCAGGGCTTAAGAAGGTTAGACGTGGAAAATGCTAATTATCAAACAGCGGCACTAAGTAGATGGGTAGGTGAAGGTACTTCCAATACCTATCCAAGACTGACAACAAACGATACCAACAACAATTTTTCCAATCCTTCAGATTTTTACTTGGAAGATGGTGATTACCTAAGATTCAAGACCATACAACTAGGCTATTCAATTCCTTCAGATATTCTAAACCAATACGGCATAAGCAAATTAAGAATTTACCTGACTTCAGAAAATTTGTTCACATTTACCAAATACAGTGGCTATGACCCTGAAATTGGAGGGGGAATCTTTGGTATTGACCGTGGTTATTATCCACAGGCCATTACAAACCAAGTTGGTATTAATTTACAATTTTAA
- a CDS encoding RagB/SusD family nutrient uptake outer membrane protein: MKRVNNIIAAGVAMATMVLTVSCSEDFLEVEPKGTALEENYYSNEAEAYSGLVAVYDVIGKQSRGFENMIALLNSGSDDHFAGGGSSSDGTQFQVFSNYTISEATVGTSYWSDFYQGIFRANTLLTKLPDVDMPNTTKARFTAESKALRAVYYFELVRLFKNIPLITTPISTDAIYDVTQADPSEVYSQIETDLLEAIPDLPITLDLSNEAGRLTQGAAKALLGKVYLYQGKNVEAASQLAEVNGTPGSTSAYGYKLLDNFSDLWIVGNNYNSESIIEIAHTDKSNADWWFWGAGDDEGNSLNVMVGPRGFVRTSGSTAPDYAAGWGFNIITQGLYDALSEDPRFDATIEDLQSLREAGEVELEENYQYTGYFLKKFMPLNADVSTGGGASVLNYKQHTYMMRLADTYLLEAEALGGSGARAQALLDAVRARVGLPSVPVTMEAILNERRLELAGEGHRWYDLVRTGRAATALADRGFVAGKHEILPIPLTELENTLLEQNPNY; this comes from the coding sequence ATGAAAAGAGTTAACAATATAATCGCTGCAGGTGTTGCCATGGCAACCATGGTACTAACGGTATCCTGTAGTGAAGATTTCTTAGAAGTAGAACCTAAAGGAACTGCGTTAGAAGAAAACTATTATTCAAATGAGGCAGAAGCGTATTCTGGTCTAGTAGCTGTTTATGACGTTATTGGAAAACAATCGCGTGGATTTGAAAATATGATTGCACTTTTAAATTCTGGATCAGATGATCATTTTGCCGGTGGTGGTAGCTCTTCAGATGGTACACAGTTTCAAGTATTTTCTAATTATACTATAAGTGAGGCTACAGTGGGTACTAGCTACTGGAGCGATTTTTACCAAGGTATATTCAGGGCAAATACTTTATTGACAAAATTACCCGATGTTGATATGCCTAATACTACAAAGGCAAGATTTACCGCCGAAAGTAAGGCTTTAAGAGCCGTTTATTACTTTGAATTGGTGAGGTTGTTCAAAAACATACCCTTGATTACAACTCCTATTAGTACCGATGCAATCTATGATGTTACCCAAGCCGATCCTAGTGAGGTGTATTCACAAATTGAAACCGATCTGTTAGAGGCAATACCGGACCTACCTATTACCCTAGACCTTTCAAATGAGGCTGGACGCTTAACCCAAGGTGCAGCTAAAGCTCTATTGGGCAAAGTGTACTTATATCAGGGTAAAAACGTCGAAGCTGCTTCTCAATTGGCAGAAGTAAACGGCACACCTGGTTCTACCAGTGCCTACGGGTATAAATTACTGGACAATTTTTCCGATTTATGGATTGTTGGCAATAATTATAATAGCGAGTCTATCATTGAAATTGCACATACTGATAAAAGTAACGCAGACTGGTGGTTCTGGGGCGCTGGTGATGATGAGGGCAATAGCTTGAATGTGATGGTTGGACCACGTGGATTTGTTCGTACATCTGGCTCTACTGCGCCGGACTATGCCGCTGGATGGGGTTTTAATATCATTACCCAAGGTTTGTACGATGCACTTAGCGAAGACCCAAGGTTTGATGCTACCATTGAAGACTTACAATCCTTAAGGGAAGCTGGCGAGGTCGAATTAGAGGAGAATTACCAATATACGGGTTACTTCCTTAAAAAATTCATGCCTTTAAATGCCGATGTTTCAACCGGTGGTGGCGCTTCTGTTCTTAACTACAAGCAACATACTTATATGATGCGTTTAGCCGATACCTACTTACTGGAAGCTGAAGCTTTAGGTGGTTCAGGTGCTCGTGCTCAGGCATTATTAGATGCGGTGAGGGCACGGGTAGGCTTACCTTCCGTTCCTGTAACAATGGAAGCTATTTTAAACGAACGTCGTTTAGAACTTGCGGGCGAAGGTCACAGGTGGTACGATTTGGTTAGAACGGGTAGAGCCGCAACCGCTTTGGCTGATAGAGGTTTTGTTGCCGGAAAGCACGAAATATTACCTATACCGTTAACCGAATTGGAAAACACATTGTTGGAACAAAATCCTAATTATTAA